The sequence AGAACTTGACTTCCTCATCATTGACCTTCCTCCAGGAACAGGAGATGAAGCCTTGAGTATTGCCCAGCTGATTAAACCTATGGATGGATTTGTAATTGTAACCACACCTCAGGAAGTTTCCCTCCTTGATACGAGAAAGTCTATAAGCTTTGCAAAGATGGTTAACGTTCCAGTTTTGGGTATTATTGAAAACATGAGCGGTCTCATATGCCCTCACTGTGGTAAGGAGATAGACCTCTTTAAAAAGGGTGGTGGAGAGAAGGCAGCAGAGGAGTTGGGAATTCCGTTCTTGGGAAGAGTTCCGATAGAGCCGGCTGTTGTTGAGGCGGGAGACAGGGGAGTTCCCATTGTAATTTCAAACCCTGAAAGTGCCTCTGCGAAAGCCTTTGATTCCATTGTTGAAAAACTCCTTGAGGAAGTTGGAGAAAAGGTTGAAAACTAAGTTAGTTGCGGCGGGAGTCTTTCTCCTGTCGCTCCTACTTATCGGTTGGGGAATTTTTAGGGATGAACTCTGGGTTATCTGGAACAATGGAAAAATCCTCTGTCTAACGTGTATTGGGATTAAGTAGGAGCTCCAATGTTAAAAATTCCGTTCTTCAAAAACAGAAGGCTCTACCAAGTTTTAACAGGAATAACGGCAAACCTTCCGTTTTGGAACTTTTTAACTTCAAG is a genomic window of Balnearium lithotrophicum containing:
- a CDS encoding Mrp/NBP35 family ATP-binding protein, with product MAYDEKKCEGCAHKDKCSTAQDPMDVKLTCNLSKIKHRIGVLSGKGGVGKTTVATNLAAELAKKGYKVGLLDADIHGPNVAKMLGAEGQRLFADPNSQTIKPFIPLGIPNLKIVSMAFLLENPDQPVVWRGPLKHQVIKQFLADIDWGELDFLIIDLPPGTGDEALSIAQLIKPMDGFVIVTTPQEVSLLDTRKSISFAKMVNVPVLGIIENMSGLICPHCGKEIDLFKKGGGEKAAEELGIPFLGRVPIEPAVVEAGDRGVPIVISNPESASAKAFDSIVEKLLEEVGEKVEN